The Triticum aestivum cultivar Chinese Spring chromosome 5A, IWGSC CS RefSeq v2.1, whole genome shotgun sequence genomic sequence CAGACAGACCGACCCGGCCTACCCACCCTACCGGCCCGAAGCGCATTTTCGGCGTCGGATCCTTTTCTTCCGGCTCGGCCACTTGTCCCGTCCGTCCGATCGACCGAGACATGGGCACTGTTTGGCAAATTCCGGTGCCAAACATGAGGCAACTCATACACTTCTCTccctcaaaaacaaaaaaaaaaaactCATACACTTCTCCAGCACACACAGTACTTTTCTATGTTTTGAGTTGACACAGTACTTTTTGAGGGTGGCACATACAGCACTTGGCAAAACGGGAAAAGGCGCATACGGCAATAGCAGACATGTTTGGTTGCATTCCACACTTGGCAACGCTTTTGCGTCCATGCCACAGTTTGTGGTGGCTTAATTGGTCGCCGCACTTATGACAAAAGGCGATCTAGCGACCGAGTCTTTGATAAGATGGGGTAAGCAACTAAGAAGACGTGGCTACGACAAAACACTTGTACACCGGCTTACCCGCGCGCCTAACACTCGGTTAAGGCCGCGCTTGGGATGGTTGTGGTTTAATAAGGAGGTGTTTAATTTAGAGTTGTATATCGGACCGGCCACTGAGGAAATTCCGATCGGAAATGAAACGACGGGACAAGATGTGTGTTTCTTACGAGGGTGTTTAAAAGGAAAACGATAATCCAAACAGGGCTCAAGTGTGGCTACAAACCAAACATTTGTCCGTAGCCCTGATTAGGAAATGTGGCGCGTCACAGGTTTGTCCAATGTCCAATTATCAACCTGATAGGGTTAAAGTTTGTCTAATAACCAATTATATCAACCTAACAGGATTTTTATTTCTCTTCTtctgataataataataataataatggatAATATATAAGTGCATCGCTGAGATGCAGAATACACCGTTGCAGGTACGGGTGAACTAAGCAGCAGTAGAAAGAGTTTCCTCCATGTGCATGACAAGATGGCGCTAGTGTCATCAGTACATATCATGTCTGAAGACGAGTGAAGAAAACCGAGAGCAATTGCTGAAGATGAGCAGGAGTAAATTTGTATCGTGGATTCTCAGCCTCAGCAAGAGATGTCATCATTTTTCATAGCTTTTTGACTGTTATCCCGAATACGAGAGCTCGATTCATGGCCACCAGGCCATGACGTGTTCCTTTCAGATAAGCATGACACCATCGTCAACGAGAGGATAATCGACAGAACACCAGATGTCCAGCTGATGCATACAGCGATGGGAATATAAGAAGACTATGAATGAAGGGGCAGTGGCAGTGGCCATCATGATTAGTACAGTAGTGTCCAAGTCAAGCAAAGAAAGATGCCAATTTACAGGAACTCAATGAGCGACAACTTTTTCTGGTGGAAACAACATCACAAGTGCATCGCAGAGCAAGATTTGCTTCCTCCTGACCAAAGCTAATCCGTCTCTTCCAGCAAGCCAAGTATCAGATTTGGTCCGACTTCAAATCAAGAACTTCAGTTGCGTCCAGTTTTCGGTACCTGCTGAATGAATGAAGGTGATGTTTAGAATGTTGTAAAGAGAAAGAGGTGGTACCTCTAGTGGTTGCACACTGATTGAAATTTCGGACATGGGAGAATTTTTCTTAGCATAATAAAGTTTGGTTGCATCATGGTTGTATGCTTCAAATCACCTTGGGAGATATCAACTTCTAAACTATATACTAGTACATTTTTTTTGTTCTTGAAAATACAACTTAATTGGATACAAGGCTACTGCTTGACTATTAGATTTATACAACATCAGGAAACAAGATGAAAAATACGATGGGCAGGCCAACTTGAATACACCACCAGTGAGAAGCATGTGTTGGATTTGTAAAGCATTTCCTCCTTAAATCCCAGAGTGATAGAGAAAACAATAACTTACTAAAGGGTGAAGTCGAATGATGTCCTTGAATATGATGTATCCAGCAGTTGTTGGAACATCCGTGCATGTACCTCAACCAAACCAATGACAGAGAAGAGCTACTAATTAGGATGCCTCTAGTCTAGAACAAAGAACATTGACATAACAACCACTCTGCTCATGAGCACGCTCCCTTGTAGTTAAAATGTCGAACTCACAATTCTACGATGGGCAGGCCAGCCCGCAAACACTATTTGGGAGGAGCATAGGCAGACTTTGTAGAGTATTCAAAATCTCACAATAATGATGCAACCAAACCTTACAACCATTGGTGAGGAGCATAGGCAGGCTAACTGTGTAAAGTATTTCCATTTGCTTCCACCTTTGTTCAAGGACAATGAGCTAACTTGGTGATCATTTTACTACTGTATAAACATTAGTGATAAAGAAAATAATAACACAATGAAAGGTGAGTTCAAATGCTCAGTCCTTGAATATGATGAATCTAGCAATGATTGAAACATGTGTGTAGACACCTCAGCCAAACGAATGATAAAGAATAGCTACTAATTGGGATGCCTCCAAAACAAGGAACATTGACATAACAACAATTCTACTCATGGGAATGATTCCAGTCACTTAAACGTGGAATTCATATTTATACAGGTGACCCAAATAAGTAGACCGTATTTCAAATTCGTCTCTGCAATCTTGCATTGGTGTCATAACGATATGGATAACTCCAACGAATCAATCCATGTGCAAGAATGTGGATAACAGAATTTGACACAGACTCCATTGCATTATCAATCTTGAGGATACAAACCAGGAAGCAATTTCAGCCAACAGAAGAGAAAATCATTTGCTAGAGCGTGACAGAGTTTGACACAGACCCCCCTTGCATTACCAATCTCGATTCTCGAGAATACAAATCAGGAACCAGTTTCAGCATACAGCATGGAAGGCCTACGTGCACACACACAACGCCATCAAGTGACAAGCGGTGTCATCTGGGAGGAAAAAGAAGGAGTCGAGGGCACGAACCCTAGTAGCCTAGAGCTGGCGAAAGCCGGAGGGGAACAACGAGGGGGTGGCCGGGGCCGCTGTGGTGTTGGAGGcgggtgcggtggcggcggcagacGGCGGAGCGGCGGAGGAGAGCTCGCGGACGAGGGCGGCGAGGGCCTCCGGGTTGGCGCCGCGGTCGCAGAGCGCCATGAGCAGCGAGAGGGTGTGGCGGTCGAGGCCGGTGTCCAGGATCTGGGACATCTGGAACGCCAGCTCCAGCGACTCCTTGGCCTGCCTCGCGGCACCCCCCGCCGACTCCTCCATTCCCATCTCACGGGGGCGCGGTCGCCGTCGGCTTCCCCTTCCGCTCTCCGCTAGCCAGATCTAGGAATTTAAAACAGGTGGACTCTACCTACAAAAAAAAAACGACAACAAATACAACATGTGAACGttctaattagtactccctccgtcccataatgtaatgtaagacgctttttaaCGCTACATTAGTGTCAAAAAGCGTTTTGCATTATGAGACGGAAAGAGTATTTACCAACAGCACGCAGATATACATTGATATGGTTTTACAAACACACCAAAATTCCCAACTAAGTCTCAGTTTTGCATAAAAAGAAGCCTACACAGTACATATACCAATTCTTCAACAATTCCACAAGAAAAAAATTCGACAATTCTTCAACAATTCTATGAGAAAAAAAACATTCTAATCTGTGAATCCCTGCATGAGTATCAATCATAACTGAACAAACAGAAAATGAATCAATCAACATAGGGTTTGAATCAAAAACTGGGAAAATTGGGGAATGTTGATAGATAGCCGTACCTGTGAATTTGCGTTTAGTCGTGGGACGGTGGGAGGGCTGGCCGGTAGCTGGTGGCTGCTGATGTAGTGCAGGGCGGGGTGCACGCCTGCACACCGCCGACCGCCGCAGACAGGACTGGGCGGCTAGGTGCGGTGAAGCAGCGCGTGGGGAATGGCGCGGCGGGGGCACGGAGACAAGGGGGACTCGGCGACGGCGAGTGGTCGGCGAGGCACGGACCCCGGAGGCAGGCgagaggcgggtggcggcgagTTCAGACCGGGGAAGCCGGAGAGGGGAGCAGGACGGCAGCAACCATGGGGGCGGGGACGGGGCTCCGGGAACATAGGCAGCCTGCTGGGCTTAATTTTTTCGTCCAGCCCATCTCCTCTTTAAGGCTGTATGGGCCGCAGCCCACCCTGTGAAACAACGAACCCTAAAAAAAAGGCCCTGTTTCAGCGAGGAAATCGCAAGGATGGTCCCACAACATGCCAGTGACACACATTTTCTAAAAAAAAGTGCCAGGGACAAACGCTCACCTAAACTTCATCGCCCCAAAAAGACATAACTTCATCGTTTCTAACTTTTTTAGGGGATTCATCATTTTTAATTCACACATGTGACATGACACGACTGCCAAATATTCCATCAACCTTccttcacatgtactccctccgttcggaattacttgtcgcagaaatggatgtatctagacgtattttagttctagatacatgcatttccgagacaagtaattccgaacggagggagtaatccaCAGATAGAATGCAAGAATTTGAACTAGGTGCTTTGCATTTTTTTCTACCAAAATTGTCTAAATAAACATGTATTACAAGATGTTTAAACTTTTAAACACCGGCACTCCAGCAGCTTACATACAACAATTATCATGCAGTTCTACAAACTCCTAGCGTCTACCTCTGCCAGAAATGTTTCGCTGAGACTCACCAGGAGGATGAGGCTGCTGCCATGTTTTACAGTGTGGCATCGTTGCCCCAGGTGAAACCAAAAATAAGTTCATGCTTGCCATATCAAAAGCACGAGATGGCGATACAGAGAAAGTGAGCCAACTATTTCTAGAAACAAACATGCGTAGCCTGGTCCTACCTACAGAGCGCTAAATCCTGAGATGAACCTGAATTCCGGCACTGTCCAAGGTGACAGGAGCTCTTGCAAGTACAGCTGTTCTGGGCAAGATGCGCAAAATTCTCAGCAGCAGCACCCACCGGGTATCACTGAAGCAAGGAAGCCGCTGCAAAAGCATGGTGTGGTCGTCCTTGTCG encodes the following:
- the LOC123105719 gene encoding mitotic-spindle organizing protein 1B — translated: MGMEESAGGAARQAKESLELAFQMSQILDTGLDRHTLSLLMALCDRGANPEALAALVRELSSAAPPSAAATAPASNTTAAPATPSLFPSGFRQL